In Fibrobacter sp. UWEL, one genomic interval encodes:
- a CDS encoding FecR domain-containing protein, producing the protein MTFSKYFKAVTLLTAVLVCFSSAAKSGSGKITFTLGDPQIMKAGKSDWKSIRQSGKKVNQNDKIRTILEEQVIIALPDGSSVTIDENSMVEIPELLSEDGVNKFAAEIKKGRMKFSVQKQANAKSSIKFTTGTATAAIRGTQGVFGTLPNGMAYASLLEGALDLIFGNQSYSITGGQTLLPDADGIYQVINLAASGEMEFLKEVEKLFEDSTVVLDSIIQKAKQMDSQYVELLNSLKDSLQCNTSNLPDTITTTTVTLKAICKQGLNVTIAGQTIASTGDEISVTTGWASDSEGDKKFPITCSLGKISTDCGLIKTFYKSPAADTVKQDTTPVHVPLALTSPAVIDVCDRGTATVEGVFDPSDPSASLRVKIGNKYVSDNLLLLFPNGKFSYSTPVSDVAGNWNESQIKVEYESNSLGKEVATAELSVNKSCPDVNLTAPTVTFLSSDSVKCQVELYISGTKGDIVLLTPSQEGSPLMDVSFQNDGQTSMDLSSGLYDYSFLVQDLAGRKNSISRKLGCYPKKDKFSIQFQGSNYEKHRVPPPPKGASKLLYRTMHFTINGMTQNNPVYIKEISISQKDKKTEIIKGSSLQSHSVDYQVELPWGSVTTINVEVKMKNGAIIKATKTYDLSTNSKSSEVK; encoded by the coding sequence ATGACGTTTTCGAAGTATTTTAAGGCCGTAACACTGCTTACAGCGGTCCTAGTATGCTTTTCTTCTGCCGCCAAGTCTGGTTCCGGCAAGATTACCTTTACCCTGGGCGACCCCCAGATCATGAAAGCCGGCAAGAGTGACTGGAAGTCTATCCGCCAGTCCGGTAAAAAAGTTAACCAGAACGACAAAATCCGCACGATTCTGGAAGAACAGGTCATCATAGCCCTTCCCGACGGAAGTTCCGTAACCATCGATGAAAATTCCATGGTGGAAATCCCCGAACTACTCTCGGAGGACGGCGTCAACAAGTTCGCTGCCGAAATCAAGAAAGGCCGCATGAAATTCAGCGTCCAGAAACAGGCAAATGCAAAAAGTTCCATCAAGTTCACGACCGGTACCGCCACAGCAGCAATCCGCGGTACCCAGGGTGTGTTCGGCACATTGCCCAATGGCATGGCCTACGCCTCCCTTCTCGAAGGTGCGCTTGACCTGATTTTCGGCAATCAGAGCTATTCCATTACAGGTGGACAGACCCTCCTGCCTGATGCTGACGGAATCTACCAGGTGATCAACTTGGCCGCTTCCGGTGAAATGGAATTCCTGAAAGAAGTCGAAAAGCTCTTCGAGGACTCCACCGTAGTCCTGGACTCCATTATCCAGAAGGCAAAGCAGATGGACAGCCAGTACGTGGAACTGCTGAACAGCCTCAAGGATTCCCTCCAGTGCAATACCAGCAACCTCCCCGACACCATTACCACTACCACAGTCACCTTGAAGGCCATTTGTAAGCAGGGCTTAAATGTGACTATAGCAGGCCAGACCATTGCATCTACCGGCGATGAAATTTCCGTAACTACCGGTTGGGCATCCGACTCCGAAGGGGACAAGAAATTCCCCATCACTTGTTCCCTGGGCAAGATAAGCACCGATTGCGGCCTCATCAAGACCTTCTACAAGAGCCCCGCAGCAGACACCGTCAAGCAGGACACCACTCCCGTCCACGTCCCGCTGGCACTGACCTCCCCCGCCGTCATTGACGTTTGCGATAGGGGTACCGCTACCGTGGAAGGCGTTTTCGACCCCAGCGATCCTTCTGCATCTCTCCGCGTGAAAATCGGAAACAAATATGTTTCTGACAATCTGCTTCTGCTGTTCCCCAATGGCAAGTTCAGCTATTCTACCCCCGTAAGTGACGTGGCAGGTAATTGGAACGAGAGTCAGATTAAGGTGGAATACGAATCCAACTCCTTAGGCAAGGAAGTCGCAACAGCCGAACTTAGCGTGAACAAGAGCTGCCCCGACGTAAACCTTACAGCCCCCACTGTTACTTTCTTGAGTTCAGACTCTGTTAAGTGCCAGGTAGAACTATATATCAGCGGGACTAAGGGCGATATCGTGCTGCTTACCCCCAGCCAGGAAGGTTCTCCCCTGATGGACGTTTCCTTCCAGAACGATGGCCAGACATCCATGGATCTTTCCAGCGGACTGTACGATTACTCCTTCCTGGTCCAGGACCTGGCAGGACGTAAGAACAGCATTTCCCGCAAGTTGGGCTGCTATCCCAAGAAGGACAAGTTCAGCATCCAGTTCCAGGGATCCAACTACGAAAAGCATCGTGTGCCGCCTCCGCCCAAGGGAGCTAGCAAGTTGCTTTACAGAACCATGCATTTCACCATTAACGGCATGACCCAGAACAATCCTGTATACATCAAGGAAATTTCCATTTCCCAGAAGGACAAGAAGACAGAAATCATCAAAGGTTCTAGCCTTCAGTCCCACAGCGTTGATTACCAGGTAGAATTACCCTGGGGATCCGTCACAACGATTAACGTCGAAGTCAAGATGAAGAATGGCGCCATTATCAAGGCAACCAAGACGTATGACCTTAGCACCAATTCCAAGTCTAGCGAGGTAAAGTAA
- the ybeY gene encoding rRNA maturation RNase YbeY, with product MDPASKKTTKTQKAAKPVKKAVKKAAPEYNIDFLLEGDIDVFPYKDKFETMARKLLAEEGKEKDVNIVLCSDEFVREMNKNYRGLDKVTDVLSFEWHAEFPGEPEMLGEIYIAKEQVKRQAPEYGNTFYAEMKRVIVHGLLHLSGYDHIKAADRKVMRARECEFLGLDPYKEKD from the coding sequence ATGGACCCTGCTAGTAAAAAGACAACTAAGACTCAGAAGGCTGCAAAGCCAGTAAAGAAGGCTGTCAAGAAGGCGGCCCCCGAATATAATATCGATTTCCTCCTGGAGGGGGATATCGATGTTTTTCCGTACAAGGACAAGTTCGAAACCATGGCTCGCAAGCTCCTTGCCGAAGAAGGCAAGGAGAAGGACGTGAACATCGTTCTCTGCTCTGATGAATTTGTTCGTGAAATGAACAAGAACTACCGCGGTCTGGACAAGGTGACCGACGTGCTTTCCTTTGAATGGCATGCCGAGTTCCCCGGTGAACCTGAAATGCTGGGCGAAATCTACATCGCCAAGGAACAGGTGAAGCGCCAGGCTCCCGAATACGGCAATACGTTCTATGCCGAAATGAAGCGCGTCATTGTTCATGGCCTGCTCCATCTGTCTGGCTACGACCATATTAAGGCTGCAGACCGCAAGGTCATGCGCGCCCGCGAATGCGAATTCCTGGGTCTCGATCCCTATAAGGAGAAAGACTAA
- a CDS encoding hemolysin family protein, with amino-acid sequence MENADSWAIAFLALFLIVSFSFSLVKASFSAIYAKRDAKDREGREEKVAALVELGGFNETISIGRIFCNVGSGVLGFYLFEMIPWDWVQQYWILAFVAYIIVACMIIYTFTVFFANLLGNLKPDTLAVVLIPLYRYIRLPFIIPAKICHALFVKSLKGMGYDSKLSFLPEERRDAVQADLSDDNGEDGEGLEKEERQMILNIFDFVETPVREIMTPRVDMCAIDVETPLDDLVKVLNSERHSRLPVYKETVDNIVGILSNRDFLQWYTERHENEAFDIMKLVMPPVFVPYHKKIDDMLTELRKTGNQLAIVVDEYGGTAGLVTLEDILEEIVGEIRDEDDVDEDEDVQKLKDGRYILDPLMTLSDLEYELGVELEAPENSHVETLSGLIQATLGIIPSPGAEVTIKGYTFRVLKMDGTRMEKVLMIQPGKAKPKGAPRTQAFKVV; translated from the coding sequence ATGGAAAACGCTGATAGTTGGGCGATAGCTTTTCTCGCACTCTTTTTAATTGTTTCTTTCTCCTTCTCCCTGGTGAAGGCTTCCTTCAGCGCTATTTATGCAAAGCGTGACGCCAAGGACCGTGAAGGTCGTGAAGAAAAAGTGGCTGCCCTGGTAGAATTGGGTGGCTTTAATGAAACCATTTCCATTGGTCGCATCTTCTGCAATGTGGGTAGCGGCGTTCTTGGTTTCTACCTGTTTGAAATGATTCCCTGGGACTGGGTTCAGCAATACTGGATCCTGGCTTTTGTTGCCTATATCATTGTGGCTTGCATGATTATCTACACGTTCACCGTGTTCTTTGCAAACCTGCTGGGCAACCTGAAGCCGGATACCTTGGCGGTGGTCCTGATTCCGCTGTATCGCTATATCCGCCTGCCCTTTATTATTCCCGCAAAGATTTGCCACGCCCTGTTTGTGAAATCCCTGAAGGGCATGGGTTACGATTCCAAGCTGAGTTTCCTTCCGGAAGAACGTCGCGACGCCGTGCAGGCGGACCTGTCTGACGATAACGGCGAAGATGGCGAAGGTCTGGAAAAAGAAGAACGTCAGATGATTCTGAACATCTTCGACTTTGTGGAAACGCCTGTTCGTGAAATCATGACTCCCCGCGTGGACATGTGTGCCATTGACGTGGAAACTCCCCTGGATGACCTGGTGAAGGTGCTGAACAGTGAACGTCATTCCCGTTTGCCGGTCTATAAGGAAACGGTGGATAACATTGTGGGTATTCTTTCGAACCGTGATTTCCTCCAGTGGTATACCGAGCGTCATGAAAATGAAGCCTTTGATATTATGAAGCTGGTCATGCCGCCAGTATTTGTGCCGTACCACAAGAAGATTGATGATATGCTGACGGAACTCCGCAAGACGGGCAATCAGTTGGCAATCGTGGTGGACGAATATGGTGGAACCGCAGGTCTTGTGACTCTGGAAGATATTCTGGAAGAAATCGTTGGTGAAATTCGCGACGAAGACGACGTGGATGAAGACGAAGATGTCCAGAAGCTGAAGGATGGCCGCTACATTCTGGATCCGCTGATGACTCTGTCGGACTTGGAATACGAACTGGGTGTGGAACTGGAAGCTCCGGAAAATTCCCATGTGGAAACCCTCTCCGGCTTGATTCAGGCTACCTTGGGAATTATTCCGTCACCGGGTGCTGAAGTCACCATCAAGGGGTATACCTTTAGAGTCCTCAAGATGGACGGAACCCGTATGGAAAAGGTTCTGATGATTCAGCCGGGCAAGGCAAAGCCTAAGGGCGCTCCCCGCACACAGGCCTTCAAGGTCGTGTAA